One genomic window of Methanosarcina acetivorans C2A includes the following:
- a CDS encoding methyltransferase cognate corrinoid protein yields the protein MTNTEIFEKLTNAIVTQNIAGCVQLTQEALDAGIPPIDIITKGLSPGMKIIGDKFEAAEIFLPQIMMSAKAMSSAMEILTPELEKSKVEGEETGLAITFVAEGDIHDIGHRLVTTMLGANGFEILDLGVDVLNENVVEEAAKHKGQKVILVGSALMTTSMLGQKDLMDRLREEKLRDSLKCMFGGAPVSSKWIEEIGADATAENAAEAAKVALNIMK from the coding sequence ATGACAAATACCGAAATTTTTGAAAAACTAACCAACGCGATCGTAACTCAAAACATCGCAGGCTGTGTACAGTTAACCCAGGAAGCCCTGGATGCAGGAATTCCGCCTATTGACATTATCACAAAGGGCCTCTCCCCGGGTATGAAGATCATCGGGGATAAGTTCGAAGCCGCAGAGATCTTTCTGCCTCAGATCATGATGTCTGCAAAAGCCATGAGCAGTGCAATGGAAATACTTACTCCAGAACTTGAAAAGAGCAAAGTAGAAGGAGAAGAAACCGGGCTTGCAATCACCTTCGTTGCAGAAGGAGACATCCACGACATCGGACACCGCCTTGTCACAACCATGCTCGGAGCAAACGGCTTTGAAATCCTTGATCTTGGGGTCGATGTCCTCAATGAAAACGTTGTGGAAGAGGCTGCAAAGCACAAAGGGCAAAAGGTTATCCTCGTTGGCTCGGCCCTTATGACCACCTCCATGCTCGGCCAGAAAGACCTCATGGACAGGCTCAGGGAAGAAAAGCTCAGGGACAGCTTAAAGTGCATGTTCGGAGGAGCCCCTGTATCCAGTAAATGGATCGAGGAGATCGGGGCGGACGCTACCGCAGAAAACGCTGCCGAAGCTGCAAAAGTTGCACTTAACATAATGAAATAA
- a CDS encoding DUF2769 domain-containing protein, with translation MDEETHIPSIAEQEQMVTLMCLCPECPSWVECGEKGGFCFETIEKSSCINEENGCICPTCPVASSMGLENMYYCTRGSKST, from the coding sequence ATGGATGAAGAAACGCATATTCCATCAATTGCTGAACAGGAACAAATGGTCACATTAATGTGTCTCTGTCCTGAATGTCCTTCCTGGGTTGAATGTGGGGAAAAGGGTGGATTTTGCTTTGAAACAATAGAAAAAAGCAGCTGTATAAACGAAGAAAATGGATGCATATGCCCGACATGTCCGGTAGCAAGCAGCATGGGGTTAGAAAACATGTATTACTGTACAAGGGGTTCTAAGAGCACATAA
- a CDS encoding right-handed parallel beta-helix repeat-containing protein, producing MELKNLFTILLIIFSINCASAITITVDANIGNDSNFSSIQEAINFAQENDSILIYKGNYSETLTIDKQLKIGSISRNPEDVIINSEVSSLPIVHVTSDNVEITDLTISGNSGENQVSGILLDGAGNSLVQNNIISNVQDGLVLNASSGCSIENNTLFANTLHGIYLINSKDNDLTNNLIIGNKRGLYLNLSNQNTLANNNASNNENYGIALRKANANNLTNNQFFTNKYGLCLIVSLENIIVDNIAGNNKQSGFLLWISESNNLKDNILIENGNSGVYLQASDTNTLIRNFFSNNSNAISMDYSSNNLVINNTFSSNKEYGIFYLHDSNKSNTIKENIFLNNKKGDDNLPSSSIPIYIFILLAGAGLAYYLQKRSLLKKALIGLGILTIISLIAIVAWYFPFESGFSGNNVEITDFSWYNSSKINETHTQVTLSMDINYRNKQAYDYSFAENSQTDVIPARVQILSREYKPDVDTEIPYSLIYEEDINLTYRKPFNYEATLDLENGMEHDVQTIIVFKREFDYPIPHGEEIRWEQLGGWQQLIST from the coding sequence ATGGAACTCAAAAATTTATTTACCATATTGCTGATTATTTTTTCAATCAACTGTGCATCTGCCATTACAATTACAGTGGACGCAAATATTGGGAATGATAGTAATTTTTCTTCTATACAGGAAGCGATAAACTTTGCACAGGAAAATGACTCAATCCTGATCTACAAAGGAAACTATTCGGAAACTCTTACTATCGATAAACAATTAAAAATCGGTTCTATTTCTCGCAACCCGGAAGATGTAATTATAAACTCTGAAGTTTCTTCTCTACCGATAGTCCATGTTACATCAGACAATGTAGAAATAACTGACCTGACAATTTCCGGGAACAGTGGCGAAAACCAAGTATCTGGAATCTTATTGGACGGGGCCGGTAATTCGCTTGTTCAAAATAATATCATTTCAAATGTTCAGGATGGTCTTGTTCTAAATGCCTCTTCCGGATGTAGCATTGAGAATAATACTCTATTTGCAAACACTCTGCATGGGATCTATCTGATTAATTCGAAAGACAATGATTTGACGAATAATCTCATCATTGGAAATAAACGTGGGCTTTACCTGAATCTATCAAATCAAAATACTTTAGCCAACAACAATGCCAGTAACAATGAAAACTATGGGATTGCTCTCCGTAAAGCAAATGCCAATAACTTAACAAATAACCAGTTTTTTACGAACAAATACGGGCTTTGTCTAATCGTCTCTCTCGAAAATATAATAGTGGATAACATTGCTGGCAACAACAAACAATCTGGCTTTCTTTTATGGATCTCAGAGTCAAATAACTTAAAAGATAACATTCTCATAGAAAATGGAAACTCTGGTGTCTATCTTCAGGCTTCTGATACAAATACTTTAATTAGAAATTTCTTCTCTAACAATTCCAATGCTATTTCAATGGACTATTCCAGCAATAACCTTGTCATAAACAACACTTTTAGTTCTAATAAGGAGTACGGCATATTCTATTTACACGATTCAAACAAAAGCAACACTATCAAGGAGAATATTTTTTTAAATAATAAAAAAGGAGACGATAACCTCCCTTCTTCCTCCATACCAATTTATATCTTTATTCTTCTGGCAGGAGCCGGCCTTGCATATTACTTACAGAAAAGATCCCTGTTGAAAAAAGCCCTTATAGGCTTAGGCATTTTAACTATAATATCTTTGATTGCAATTGTTGCCTGGTACTTCCCGTTTGAATCTGGTTTTTCCGGGAACAATGTAGAAATTACTGATTTCAGCTGGTATAATTCCTCTAAAATTAATGAAACGCACACACAGGTTACTCTATCGATGGATATTAATTACAGAAATAAACAGGCCTATGACTACAGTTTTGCTGAAAATTCACAAACTGATGTTATCCCAGCCAGAGTCCAGATCCTTTCGAGGGAATATAAACCAGATGTGGACACAGAAATACCTTATTCACTAATTTATGAAGAAGATATTAATCTAACGTACCGGAAACCATTCAATTATGAAGCAACTCTCGATTTAGAAAATGGCATGGAACATGACGTTCAGACGATAATTGTGTTCAAACGAGAATTTGATTATCCGATCCCACATGGGGAAGAAATAAGATGGGAACAACTTGGAGGGTGGCAGCAACTGATATCAACCTGA
- a CDS encoding C39 family peptidase codes for MYATHVDLQDKKGKYNLHGEFYEDGNGCIVGKVIKNGVECNIGLLGPSISMYENVSPTATIKSSKYLTVPQRSQWEIYDKEGDYDAASQACGEASAAMLEEYWSGNHPTIWSIWNYNGCDPMSAGEAQDYLDHQGVSLIKGLRTGSLSYTVDQIEDMIDRGRPFFLIEESRWGTCHAVVLRGYDSDGINPYFQLNDPNTWTGSNTMYWYNSIDTTFNYEENIYEYIESSDTSSIGYYYLG; via the coding sequence ATGTACGCAACGCACGTTGATCTTCAAGATAAAAAGGGAAAATACAACCTACATGGAGAATTCTATGAAGATGGAAACGGATGTATTGTTGGGAAAGTTATAAAGAATGGAGTTGAATGTAATATAGGTCTCTTGGGACCGTCTATCAGTATGTATGAAAATGTTAGTCCAACTGCAACAATCAAAAGTAGTAAGTATCTGACCGTTCCTCAAAGAAGTCAATGGGAAATATATGACAAAGAAGGTGACTACGATGCTGCAAGCCAAGCTTGTGGTGAGGCTTCTGCTGCAATGCTTGAAGAATACTGGTCCGGTAACCATCCAACTATATGGAGCATCTGGAATTATAATGGTTGTGATCCTATGAGTGCTGGAGAAGCTCAAGATTATCTGGATCATCAAGGAGTATCTTTAATCAAAGGTTTAAGAACTGGATCACTCTCCTATACAGTCGATCAAATTGAAGATATGATTGATCGCGGAAGACCGTTCTTTCTTATAGAAGAAAGCAGATGGGGTACTTGCCATGCAGTAGTTCTTAGAGGATACGACTCCGACGGTATAAATCCATACTTCCAATTAAATGATCCAAATACTTGGACTGGATCAAATACGATGTATTGGTATAATTCAATTGATACTACTTTCAACTACGAAGAAAATATCTATGAGTACATAGAATCAAGTGACACCTCCTCAATTGGATATTACTACTTGGGATAA
- a CDS encoding IS481-like element ISMac4 family transposase, with amino-acid sequence MKLNGKKIRWIIAQKSKGESTSTIAEIQGISARRVQQIYKEYVETGQLPQVGINLGRPKNPLSSSDQELIDQTYSDYKFGACYLEILIEGKYNRKISHNRIHNYLLSMDLAKENRKKKQRRKWCRYEREHSMSAAHIDWHENPLLGLQVCAILDDSSRMIIAGGEYVHCNTENTIKVIDELVKEYWDIYPLRELIMDHGSEFGAHRINKDGSWDSDFKRCIEELGIKPILARVRHPQTNGKIEKWFDTYQRFRGEFESFEEFVQWYNKRPHGALKLEQLESPQEAFWNRLPVEAKFRIGVRLFGW; translated from the coding sequence GTGAAACTTAATGGAAAAAAGATACGTTGGATCATTGCTCAAAAATCGAAAGGTGAATCTACCTCGACGATAGCTGAGATCCAGGGGATCTCAGCCCGTCGAGTTCAGCAGATCTACAAAGAATACGTTGAAACTGGTCAGCTTCCTCAAGTTGGCATTAATCTTGGAAGACCAAAGAACCCCTTATCCTCCTCTGATCAGGAATTGATTGACCAAACTTACTCTGATTATAAGTTTGGAGCCTGTTACCTTGAGATTCTCATCGAAGGCAAATATAATCGTAAGATATCTCATAACAGAATCCATAACTACCTACTTAGCATGGACCTTGCCAAGGAAAACCGAAAAAAGAAACAGAGAAGAAAATGGTGTAGATACGAACGCGAACACAGCATGTCTGCTGCACACATCGATTGGCATGAGAATCCCCTGTTAGGACTGCAAGTCTGTGCCATTCTTGATGATTCATCAAGAATGATAATTGCAGGTGGAGAGTACGTTCATTGCAACACGGAGAACACCATTAAAGTGATTGATGAACTTGTCAAAGAGTACTGGGACATATACCCTTTAAGAGAGCTCATTATGGATCATGGAAGTGAATTCGGGGCTCACAGGATTAATAAGGATGGTTCATGGGATAGTGACTTTAAAAGATGCATTGAAGAACTTGGAATCAAACCAATACTTGCAAGGGTAAGACATCCTCAGACAAACGGAAAAATAGAGAAATGGTTCGATACATATCAAAGGTTTAGAGGAGAGTTTGAATCATTTGAAGAATTCGTACAGTGGTATAACAAGAGGCCACATGGAGCTTTGAAACTTGAACAGTTAGAATCGCCACAGGAAGCATTCTGGAATAGATTACCAGTTGAGGCAAAGTTCAGAATAGGAGTGAGATTGTTTGGGTGGTGA
- a CDS encoding aminodeoxychorismate/anthranilate synthase component II has product MKIVFINNKDSFVWNLVDYISYFEKDTLVLPNTVTLEELREIKPDALVISPGPGNPSDPKDIGNCLEIIREMGREIPLLGVCLGHQAINVAFGGPVRRCKVGPVHGKSSRIQHTESPLFTTLNEQFEAGRYHSLEIGEPAPGIKITARAEDGTIMAVEHEKYPIYGLQFHPESVLTPEGLKIIERFLEISKNFTKRQPAV; this is encoded by the coding sequence GTGAAAATTGTTTTCATAAATAATAAGGATTCCTTTGTATGGAACCTCGTGGACTACATTTCGTACTTCGAAAAAGATACTCTGGTCCTTCCAAACACGGTTACCCTGGAAGAACTAAGGGAAATAAAGCCTGATGCGCTGGTAATTTCACCCGGGCCCGGGAACCCGTCCGACCCGAAAGACATTGGAAACTGTCTGGAGATTATCCGGGAAATGGGCAGGGAAATTCCTCTTCTTGGAGTCTGTCTAGGACACCAGGCAATCAATGTAGCCTTCGGAGGCCCTGTCAGGAGATGTAAGGTGGGACCGGTACACGGAAAAAGTTCCAGGATCCAGCATACGGAATCTCCGCTCTTTACAACACTTAATGAGCAGTTTGAAGCCGGGCGCTATCACTCCCTGGAGATCGGGGAACCGGCCCCCGGAATAAAGATTACTGCGCGGGCAGAAGACGGAACCATCATGGCAGTTGAACATGAAAAGTACCCTATCTACGGCCTGCAATTCCATCCTGAATCCGTGCTGACCCCCGAAGGATTAAAAATTATAGAAAGATTCCTTGAAATTTCAAAAAATTTTACTAAAAGGCAGCCAGCTGTTTAA
- the trpE gene encoding anthranilate synthase component I: MLSFDLGKEEFLELVSGLEKPGLVQLFAKVEGCSPACSPLELYGALRGSGTTGYSYLLESVEKQESRARYSFVGNDPDAVLKINDRKISLELLNPKASPLFEAICTKMEEVCGPETAEKENESKKNAGPEKFTAAIPRGKDVFDALRLAFPPANGIELLNSRRFARQTFLGGAIGYTAYDAIYDSWLGVEKGFESDIPDLQYLLVSKSFVLDHLTEEVYIVLTPFVSPGSDAEQVYEEALSEAERFYSVIKKATQPEDAAKAAEGIIASGTDVSGPAKAPNSNVQVCSVDRSGFEESVLQAKEHIFAGDIFQVVLSRKCEFKMEQSPFELYIQLRAINPSPYMYIFEFGDLAIVGASPETLLTVHKRTVIINPIAGTCPRGKSEAEDETLASHMLNDEKERAEHVMLVDLGRNDVRMVSESGSVKVSGFMKVLKYSHVQHIESTVSGTLRPECDQFDAFRAVFPAGTLSGAPKIRAMEIISEREAVPRGIYGGGVGYYSWNGDADFAIVIRTLLIQGRKASVQAGAGIVADSDPAYEFRETDRKMAAMLTAIGGEIRVEK, encoded by the coding sequence ATGCTTTCCTTTGATCTTGGAAAAGAAGAATTTCTGGAGCTTGTCTCCGGGCTCGAAAAGCCGGGCCTTGTCCAGCTCTTTGCAAAAGTAGAAGGCTGTTCCCCTGCCTGCTCTCCCCTCGAACTTTACGGAGCCCTGCGGGGTTCAGGGACAACAGGCTACTCTTACCTGCTGGAATCCGTGGAAAAGCAGGAAAGCAGGGCAAGGTACTCTTTTGTTGGAAACGACCCCGATGCCGTGCTGAAAATAAATGACCGAAAAATTTCCCTTGAACTCCTGAACCCGAAAGCTTCTCCTCTCTTTGAAGCGATTTGCACAAAGATGGAGGAAGTCTGCGGCCCGGAAACCGCAGAAAAAGAAAATGAATCAAAGAAAAATGCAGGTCCGGAAAAGTTTACGGCTGCAATTCCCAGAGGAAAAGATGTTTTCGATGCTCTCCGCCTGGCTTTTCCTCCGGCAAACGGGATAGAACTTCTCAATTCCAGGCGTTTTGCGAGGCAGACTTTCCTGGGGGGAGCTATCGGCTATACTGCGTACGACGCAATCTATGACAGCTGGTTAGGAGTCGAGAAGGGCTTTGAGTCCGACATTCCCGACCTTCAGTACCTCCTCGTTTCGAAGAGTTTTGTCCTCGACCACCTGACTGAAGAGGTTTACATAGTTCTCACCCCCTTCGTAAGCCCGGGTTCGGATGCAGAACAGGTGTACGAAGAAGCTCTCTCGGAAGCAGAACGGTTTTACTCCGTAATTAAAAAAGCTACTCAACCGGAAGATGCAGCAAAGGCAGCAGAAGGAATAATTGCATCAGGCACAGATGTTTCCGGTCCGGCAAAAGCCCCAAATTCAAATGTGCAGGTCTGCAGCGTTGATCGGTCGGGATTTGAGGAGTCCGTACTCCAGGCAAAGGAGCATATTTTTGCAGGAGATATTTTCCAGGTCGTCCTTTCCAGGAAATGCGAGTTTAAAATGGAACAGTCTCCTTTCGAGCTTTACATACAGCTCCGGGCAATAAACCCGAGTCCCTACATGTATATCTTTGAGTTTGGGGACCTTGCAATTGTGGGGGCAAGCCCTGAAACCCTGCTGACCGTACACAAACGCACTGTTATAATAAACCCCATTGCAGGCACCTGTCCGAGGGGAAAGTCCGAAGCTGAAGACGAAACCCTGGCTTCACACATGCTCAACGACGAAAAGGAAAGGGCGGAACATGTAATGCTAGTTGACCTCGGACGAAACGATGTCCGGATGGTTTCGGAAAGCGGCTCGGTCAAGGTCTCAGGTTTTATGAAAGTCCTGAAGTATTCCCATGTCCAGCACATCGAAAGCACGGTTTCGGGAACCCTAAGGCCCGAATGTGACCAATTCGATGCCTTCAGGGCGGTATTTCCTGCAGGAACACTTTCAGGGGCTCCGAAAATTCGGGCAATGGAGATTATTTCCGAACGTGAAGCTGTCCCAAGAGGAATTTACGGAGGTGGGGTTGGGTACTACAGCTGGAACGGAGATGCTGATTTTGCAATTGTAATCAGGACCCTGCTTATACAGGGAAGAAAGGCTTCTGTGCAGGCAGGGGCAGGAATTGTTGCGGACTCAGATCCTGCGTATGAGTTCAGGGAAACAGACCGGAAAATGGCAGCAATGCTTACAGCTATCGGCGGAGAAATCCGGGTTGAGAAATGA
- a CDS encoding phosphoribosylanthranilate isomerase produces the protein MKTRPKTRIKTRVKICGIRSPKDIEFAALYGADAVGFITEVPVESPRKLDSDTAAALISKVPKCLDSVMVIMPETSTSALELIEKVKPNIVQIHSDLPLSELKAVREKADIPIIKTLSVPAEQEAPKLHNIVTRLLEEVRELEESGIVDSVLLDSGIAGKTGGTGCVHDWDLSRRIAEETELPLILAGGLKPENVQEAIRSVSPYAVDTASGVETQGKKDSVKVRKFIEEVRCTYAFL, from the coding sequence ATGAAAACAAGGCCAAAAACAAGGATAAAAACAAGGGTAAAAATCTGCGGGATCCGCAGTCCGAAAGACATAGAATTTGCAGCCCTCTACGGTGCCGATGCCGTGGGTTTCATCACGGAAGTCCCTGTGGAAAGCCCGAGGAAACTCGATTCAGACACCGCGGCTGCCCTTATTTCAAAAGTCCCGAAATGCCTTGATTCGGTAATGGTAATAATGCCTGAAACTTCCACCTCTGCCCTCGAACTTATCGAGAAAGTAAAGCCGAATATAGTGCAGATCCACTCGGATCTACCCCTTAGCGAACTTAAAGCTGTAAGAGAAAAAGCTGATATTCCAATCATAAAGACCCTTTCCGTGCCCGCCGAGCAGGAGGCTCCCAAACTCCATAACATTGTAACTCGTCTTCTTGAGGAGGTCCGCGAGCTGGAAGAGAGCGGGATTGTGGATAGCGTGCTTCTGGACTCGGGGATTGCCGGAAAAACCGGCGGCACAGGCTGTGTACATGACTGGGACCTGAGCCGGAGAATTGCCGAAGAAACAGAACTTCCCCTGATCCTTGCAGGCGGGCTAAAACCTGAAAACGTGCAGGAAGCTATCAGGTCTGTTTCCCCTTATGCTGTGGACACGGCTTCAGGGGTAGAGACCCAGGGGAAAAAAGATTCTGTGAAAGTCAGGAAGTTTATTGAAGAAGTGAGGTGTACCTATGCTTTCCTTTGA
- the trpD gene encoding anthranilate phosphoribosyltransferase, whose translation MKGMKEYIKKLEEGSDLSSEEAEAAIGEILSTAEDEEIGAFLLALRAKGEKPQEIAGFVRGMKQAGNTIKPVTPFRVIDTCGTGGDGLNTINVSTAAAIVTAAAGVPVAKHGNRAATSMSGSSDVLEALGIKVDLTPGQVRKTIEKIGIGFMFAPVFHPAMKRVAGVRKKLGVRTVFNILGPLTNPAGAKGQVVGVFDKKLCEPIAYALAELGTEHALVVHGDGMDEISNTGETFVAELKDGEVSTYTITPEAMGMLRAKPEDIKGGTPKENARDLLCIFKGQKGPKRDLVILNAAAALYVSGIVGSIRQAIPIAEDAIDSGKVMVKFNQFRNFTAELSIQGKKEGSCPGEAFLASSDTSVLSPASGEKA comes from the coding sequence ATGAAAGGAATGAAAGAATACATCAAGAAACTGGAAGAAGGCTCGGATCTGAGTTCGGAAGAAGCCGAAGCCGCAATAGGAGAAATTCTCAGTACAGCTGAAGACGAAGAAATCGGAGCATTCCTCTTAGCTTTGAGGGCAAAAGGAGAAAAGCCGCAGGAGATCGCGGGTTTTGTGCGGGGCATGAAACAAGCCGGAAATACCATCAAACCTGTCACTCCTTTCAGGGTCATTGATACCTGCGGGACAGGAGGAGACGGGCTCAATACGATCAATGTCTCAACAGCAGCTGCAATAGTGACCGCAGCAGCCGGAGTTCCTGTAGCCAAACACGGAAACAGGGCTGCAACCTCAATGTCCGGAAGTTCGGATGTCCTTGAAGCTCTCGGGATCAAAGTGGACCTTACCCCCGGACAGGTCAGGAAGACCATTGAAAAGATAGGGATAGGGTTCATGTTCGCCCCGGTTTTCCACCCTGCAATGAAGCGGGTTGCAGGAGTCAGAAAAAAGCTCGGGGTAAGGACGGTTTTCAATATCCTCGGACCCCTGACAAACCCGGCAGGAGCAAAAGGGCAGGTTGTGGGTGTTTTTGATAAAAAACTCTGTGAGCCGATAGCATATGCCCTTGCCGAGCTTGGGACCGAACATGCCCTTGTGGTGCACGGGGACGGGATGGATGAAATTTCAAACACCGGAGAAACTTTTGTTGCGGAATTAAAAGACGGAGAGGTTTCCACATACACCATCACTCCAGAGGCCATGGGCATGCTGCGGGCAAAGCCCGAAGACATCAAGGGCGGCACTCCGAAAGAAAATGCCCGTGATCTCCTTTGCATCTTTAAGGGACAGAAAGGACCGAAGAGGGACCTTGTTATCCTGAATGCCGCTGCAGCCCTGTACGTAAGCGGGATCGTGGGCTCGATCCGGCAGGCAATTCCGATTGCCGAAGATGCGATTGACAGCGGGAAAGTCATGGTCAAGTTCAACCAGTTTCGAAATTTCACTGCCGAACTTTCCATCCAGGGCAAAAAAGAGGGCTCTTGCCCGGGAGAAGCGTTTCTTGCCTCCTCCGATACATCCGTGTTAAGCCCGGCTTCCGGGGAAAAGGCATGA
- the trpA gene encoding tryptophan synthase subunit alpha produces MATELRATEHGRQKISEKFDELKQKKEGALIGYVMAGDPSAEATFGIVKALVNGGADIIELGFPFSDPVADGPTIQAAGQRALAAGMDIEHYFELVRGLGVEVPLVCMTYYNPVFRYGVDKFVEHAADAGISGLIIPDIPVEEAADLKSSCEKYGLDLIFLVAPTTTDARIRKILERGSGFIYLVSRLGVTGARADVSGSTKELLSRVKTDIPKAVGFGISTGKQAAEVRKAGADAVIVGSVFVRIIEEGNGVNEKLEALARELKSGILGAN; encoded by the coding sequence ATGGCAACTGAACTTAGGGCAACCGAGCATGGAAGGCAAAAAATTTCCGAAAAATTCGACGAGCTGAAGCAGAAAAAAGAAGGTGCCCTCATTGGCTACGTGATGGCAGGAGATCCCTCGGCAGAGGCAACCTTCGGGATTGTAAAAGCCCTGGTAAACGGGGGTGCGGATATAATCGAGCTCGGTTTTCCTTTTTCAGATCCCGTAGCTGACGGGCCGACCATCCAGGCAGCAGGACAGAGGGCACTTGCAGCGGGAATGGATATCGAACACTACTTTGAGCTTGTCAGGGGCCTTGGGGTTGAAGTCCCTCTTGTGTGCATGACCTATTACAACCCGGTATTCAGATACGGCGTGGACAAATTTGTTGAACATGCCGCAGACGCCGGGATAAGCGGACTCATCATCCCGGATATCCCGGTAGAAGAAGCAGCTGACCTGAAGAGCAGCTGTGAAAAGTACGGACTTGACCTGATCTTTCTGGTCGCACCCACAACGACCGATGCAAGGATCCGGAAGATTCTGGAGAGAGGCTCGGGCTTCATCTATCTGGTATCAAGGCTCGGGGTTACGGGGGCCAGAGCGGATGTTTCAGGTTCCACAAAAGAATTGCTTTCCAGGGTAAAAACCGACATTCCGAAAGCCGTGGGGTTCGGGATCTCGACCGGAAAGCAAGCTGCAGAAGTAAGGAAAGCCGGAGCTGATGCTGTAATTGTCGGCTCGGTTTTTGTCAGGATCATCGAAGAAGGAAATGGCGTAAACGAAAAGCTGGAAGCCCTTGCAAGGGAACTCAAATCCGGCATACTTGGAGCAAATTGA
- the trpB gene encoding tryptophan synthase subunit beta, translating to MTETKVSEFQLKGKYGKYGGQYVPEVLMPALEELDVGYEKYKNDPESLAELDHYLRDFAGRETPLYFARNLSKKYGTKVYLKREDLVHGGAHKLNNALGQALLAKFMGKTRLIAETGAGQHGTATAMVGATLGFETIVYMGAKDIKRQQMNAYRMELMGTEVRAVETGSKTLKDAINEAMRDWVTNIENTHYLIGSVVGPHPYPMIVRDFQSVIGKEVKEQAMEKEGRLPDSIIACAGGGSNAMGTFHPFIEDREVKLIAVEAGGKGLKCTEKAALHSASLCIGEEGILHGARTKILQDKNGQILESESVSAGLDYSGVGPELAYLSESGRVTARYVTDDEALDAFNELSRLEGIIPALESSHALAYLKKAAESGELGEFVVVNLSGRGDKDLETVLSLRRGV from the coding sequence TTGACAGAAACTAAAGTTTCAGAATTTCAGCTAAAAGGAAAGTATGGAAAATACGGGGGGCAGTACGTACCCGAAGTCCTAATGCCGGCTCTGGAAGAGCTGGATGTGGGGTATGAGAAGTACAAAAACGACCCCGAATCCCTTGCAGAGCTTGACCACTACCTCAGGGACTTTGCAGGAAGGGAAACGCCCCTTTACTTTGCCCGGAACCTGAGCAAGAAATACGGGACAAAAGTCTATCTCAAGCGGGAAGACCTGGTGCACGGGGGTGCCCACAAGCTCAACAATGCTCTCGGGCAGGCTCTGCTTGCAAAGTTCATGGGAAAGACCAGGCTGATTGCTGAGACCGGGGCAGGGCAGCACGGGACTGCAACAGCCATGGTGGGAGCAACCCTTGGGTTTGAGACCATTGTCTACATGGGAGCAAAAGACATCAAACGCCAGCAGATGAATGCTTACAGGATGGAACTCATGGGGACGGAGGTAAGAGCCGTGGAGACCGGCTCAAAAACCCTCAAGGACGCAATCAACGAGGCAATGCGGGATTGGGTTACCAATATTGAAAACACCCACTACCTGATCGGGTCGGTGGTCGGGCCTCATCCCTATCCCATGATCGTAAGGGACTTCCAGAGCGTGATCGGGAAGGAAGTAAAGGAGCAGGCAATGGAAAAAGAAGGCAGGCTGCCTGATTCTATCATCGCCTGTGCAGGCGGCGGGAGCAATGCCATGGGGACTTTCCATCCCTTTATAGAAGACAGGGAAGTCAAGCTGATTGCCGTAGAAGCCGGGGGAAAAGGGCTGAAGTGCACGGAAAAAGCTGCTCTTCACTCAGCTTCCCTCTGTATCGGAGAAGAAGGAATCCTGCACGGAGCCAGGACAAAGATCCTGCAGGACAAAAACGGACAGATCCTTGAATCAGAATCCGTATCAGCAGGGCTTGACTACTCAGGGGTCGGCCCTGAACTTGCTTACCTTTCGGAAAGCGGCAGGGTTACAGCTCGCTATGTCACAGATGATGAAGCGCTTGACGCTTTTAACGAACTGAGCCGGCTTGAAGGGATCATTCCTGCCCTCGAGTCCTCCCATGCCCTTGCCTACCTGAAAAAAGCCGCAGAGTCAGGAGAACTTGGAGAGTTTGTGGTAGTGAACCTCTCAGGAAGGGGAGATAAAGACCTGGAAACCGTCCTGAGCCTTAGAAGGGGGGTCTGA